A single genomic interval of Helianthus annuus cultivar XRQ/B chromosome 6, HanXRQr2.0-SUNRISE, whole genome shotgun sequence harbors:
- the LOC110891322 gene encoding metallothionein-like protein 1: MSCCNGKCGCGSSCSCGSSCKGCGMYPDIETSTTATMIVDGVAPKKMYDDGSDASFVSEGGHACKCGANCKCDPCNC, encoded by the exons ATGTCTTGCTGCAACGGAAAGTGTGGCTGCGGCTCAAGCTGCTCTTGCGGCAGCAGTTGCAAGGG ATGCGGGATGTATCCGGACATCGAGACCTCCACCACCGCCACTATGATTGTCGATGGCGTTGCGCCAAAGAAGAT GTATGATGATGGAAGTGATGCAAGCTTTGTAAGCGAAGGTGGACACGCCTGCAAGTGTGGAGCAAACTGCAAGTGTGATCCTTGCAACTGTTGA